GGCCTCGAGCACTTTGGGAACAATTTCAGCGAGCGCCTCTTGCCGGGCCGCTTCCACGATCAAGTCCGAGCGGCGCACCAGTTCGTCCAGAGACAACACCGGCGTCGCATGCGTAAGTTCGCCGGCGACTTTCTCCGCTCGGGCGCGGTCCACATCCGTCAGGCCAACGAGTACTGCGCGCACCTGGCCGCGATCAAGCGCCGTGGCCATCATCTGCCCGATAGCGCCCACTCCGGCAATGCCGACTTTCAACACGCCAACTTTCAAGGAGGATGACGGCTGGTTCACGCCAGTTCCAGCATGCGATCAATCGAGCGCCGAGCCTTCCGTGCGATCTCTTCCGGCACGCGTACTTCGGGCGCCAGGTTCTCGAGCGAGCGAATGATGTTGTCGAGCGTGATGGTCTTCATGAACGCGCAAACGGCGTTGGGATTCACCGGATAAAACTTTCTGTCCGAGTGCTCCTTGTTCAGGCGGTGCAGGATGCCCAGCTCCGTGCCCACGGCAAATTCGGAGGCCGGAGACTGGGCGATGTGCCGCAGCATGCCTTCGGTGGACAGGAAAAAAGTCTTGTTGAAGGGCAGGCTGCCGTCGAGCGCCTTGGCCATGCAGGAACTGACGCAGCCGCATTCCGGGTGCAGCAGCAACTCGACGTCGGGATGTTGCTCGAGCACTTCCTCGACGTCCTCCGGACGGATGGTTTTGTGCACGTGGCAGTAGCCGGGATAGGCAATGATGTTGCTTCGGCCGCTTTGGCGGGCCACTACAGACGCCAAAAACTTGTCCGGCACAAACAGAATCGGCCGGTCCGCCGGGATCGCCTGCACTACCTTGGCGGCGTTGGCCGACGTGCAGACGTAGTCGCTCTCGGCTTTCACCTCGGCCGAAGTGTTGATGTAAGAAACCACCACGGCGCCGGGGTAGCGCGCCTTCCATTCTCGCAATTCGTCGGCCGTGATGGCCGCGGATAGCGAGCAGCCGGCCCGCAGGTCCGGCAGCAGCACAATCTTCTCCGGACAGAGGATGGAGGCGGTTTCCGCCATGAAGTGCACGCCGCAGAATACGATCACGTCCGCGCCGGTCTTGGCCGCCGTCTGCGAAAGGCGCAGCGAATCGGCCACGCAATCGGCCACCTCCTGCACTTCCGGCCGCTGATAGTGATGGGCCAGAATGATGGCGTTTCGCTTCTTGGCAAGTTCCCGGATGCGCGCCTGCTTGCCGCCAATCTCCTCCAGGCTGTCCGTCAGCTCCTCGATCGGAGGGAGCGTGTAGCGGGCTTGCAGTGCCTCAATAGCCAGTGTCGCGGTAGCGGGTGCGGGCTGTACTTGCAGCCCGCCCAAATAGATGGTGTCTTGTGTGCTCATGGGGCTTTCAGAGAATCCTCAGAGAGAGATCGAGCGCCCGCGGAGAATGAGTCAGCACACCCATCGAAAGGGCGTCGGCTCCGCAGGCCGCATACTCTTCCAGATTGTTTTCGGTAATTGTCCCGCTCACTTCCACCAGTACTTCTTCCCGCAAGTGTTCCGAGTCGAGCGCATCCAGCGTCCGCCGTACCGCCTCCGGAGTCATATTGTCCAGAAGCAGCAGACACGGGCAGGATGGAGACTCGTCCTCGCGCAGCCGGCGAAACGCTTGCGCCGCAGCCACCGCGGCTTCCACGCTGCGAACCTCGATTTCGATGAAGGCCGCCGCCTGCCGGAAGGCGGCCCAAGCCCGCTCGATGGCCAGGCCAACGGCTTCCTCTTCGCGGGCGGCGAGCAGGGCCAGGTGATTACTCTTCACCAGAATGGCATCGCCCAGACCCAGGCGGTGCGTGCCGCCTCCTCCCAGGTGAACCGCGCGCTTGTCGAGCAGGCCCCAGGGAGTCTTGCGCGTGGCCACCACGAACGTTTTCGGACTGCGCACTTGCACACGCTCCTGCAAGCGGTGCGTCATGGTGGCGATTCCGCTCATGCGCTGGAGCAAATTCAACGCCACTCGCTCGAACGAGAGCAACTCTCCTCGCTGGCCCTCGATTTCCAGCAGGATCTCATCGGCGTTCACTGGCTCGCCGTCGTTCTTCCGCTGCCGGACGGCAAGGCCTCCGCGCGTCAGAAGCCAGCAACATTCCGCGATCCCCGCGACAATCCCCGGCTCCTTGGCCAGAATTCTGCCGCTGGTCCGTCCGGCCGCCAGGCCCAGCGCCTGGACCGTCAGGTCCCCGGCCCCGGCATCCGAAGCCAAGAGTTCGTCGAGAAAAGTCTGGACGGCCCGGAGATATCTCGGGTTTTCCAGAACCAGGTTGTCCCCGCGAAACAGGGCTCGTCGGATCTGTTCCTCCCGCGCGGGACGCACCGGGCGGGCCTCGAGTTGTGCCTTGGCGTTCATTTCAGCAAAATTCCCCGCTCCTGCAAGCGCGCCTTGGCTCGGGCGATCATCTTGGGCCGGCTGGCCTCCACGGTGTGCAGGTGAACGCCGCGCGTGAGAGTCGAGAGCAGGCTGGCCTTGGTCTGGCGCCAGCGGCGAATAAAATCCTGCACGTCGGCGCGCGACTCGATCATCAGTGAGCCGCGCAACTCGCCGTACAGAGCGTGCTCGACCACCACGTCCAGCACTCGCACGCCGTGGTCCACCAGTATCTGCAGTTCTTCCTCCGTTTGTTCCGGCGTGTGACGACAGGCCAGAATGGCCCGGTGCGCTGAGGGCCGACCCTGCGGCAGGCGATAGCCTTGCGGGGTCGAGAGGATCTCCACTCCGGCCGCGCGCAGGATGGCCACGTCCTGCACCAGGCACTGCCGGCTCACGCGAAAACGCCGCGCCAGATCGTCCCCATGCACCGGACCCGCATGCGCCCGCATCCATTCCGTCAGGCGGCGCCGGCGGTCCGCGCCGCCTCCGTTGCGCCCGCCGTTCTCCGTGGCGTGTTTGGCTCTCTGCTTCACTTTCATTGTCTTGTCAGCAGTCTAGTCTATTGTCTGGTCCGGCGCAAGCGCCCAGAAGAGCTGTGGTACTCACCTTGTCTTACCTCTTTGGGTGATTTAGGTTCCATCACCATTCGGGGCGAGAAGAAGAGCAGAACGGCTGGATTACTTCGGCGCGAACAAAGCGCCTTGCTTGCAAACCTCTAGCCTGGA
This genomic interval from Candidatus Acidiferrales bacterium contains the following:
- the nadA gene encoding quinolinate synthase NadA, which codes for MSTQDTIYLGGLQVQPAPATATLAIEALQARYTLPPIEELTDSLEEIGGKQARIRELAKKRNAIILAHHYQRPEVQEVADCVADSLRLSQTAAKTGADVIVFCGVHFMAETASILCPEKIVLLPDLRAGCSLSAAITADELREWKARYPGAVVVSYINTSAEVKAESDYVCTSANAAKVVQAIPADRPILFVPDKFLASVVARQSGRSNIIAYPGYCHVHKTIRPEDVEEVLEQHPDVELLLHPECGCVSSCMAKALDGSLPFNKTFFLSTEGMLRHIAQSPASEFAVGTELGILHRLNKEHSDRKFYPVNPNAVCAFMKTITLDNIIRSLENLAPEVRVPEEIARKARRSIDRMLELA
- a CDS encoding transcription repressor NadR, which codes for MKQRAKHATENGGRNGGGADRRRRLTEWMRAHAGPVHGDDLARRFRVSRQCLVQDVAILRAAGVEILSTPQGYRLPQGRPSAHRAILACRHTPEQTEEELQILVDHGVRVLDVVVEHALYGELRGSLMIESRADVQDFIRRWRQTKASLLSTLTRGVHLHTVEASRPKMIARAKARLQERGILLK
- a CDS encoding Gfo/Idh/MocA family oxidoreductase, which produces MNQPSSSLKVGVLKVGIAGVGAIGQMMATALDRGQVRAVLVGLTDVDRARAEKVAGELTHATPVLSLDELVRRSDLIVEAARQEALAEIVPKVLEAGKDLMVMSVGGLLGREDWFHLAEERGCRIHVPSGAIAGLDGLKAACRGRM
- the nadC gene encoding carboxylating nicotinate-nucleotide diphosphorylase yields the protein MNAKAQLEARPVRPAREEQIRRALFRGDNLVLENPRYLRAVQTFLDELLASDAGAGDLTVQALGLAAGRTSGRILAKEPGIVAGIAECCWLLTRGGLAVRQRKNDGEPVNADEILLEIEGQRGELLSFERVALNLLQRMSGIATMTHRLQERVQVRSPKTFVVATRKTPWGLLDKRAVHLGGGGTHRLGLGDAILVKSNHLALLAAREEEAVGLAIERAWAAFRQAAAFIEIEVRSVEAAVAAAQAFRRLREDESPSCPCLLLLDNMTPEAVRRTLDALDSEHLREEVLVEVSGTITENNLEEYAACGADALSMGVLTHSPRALDLSLRIL